The genomic region aggaggaggaagaagaagagaagaagccattaaagttattttaaaagaatgttcAATGTTTATTGAACACGCAAAACAACATCACTCCTGACTTGATTGTCAGTGAGACATAGCCTTAGACCCTGGGAGAAAAAAACGAATGCCTGTCCTAGTAACTTCTGGTTGGATGAGGAAGAGAAGTGGATGGaagacccgccccccccccctctttgatTGCTCAGTCGTTGTTCCCTAATTGCCTTCAGGTGTTGAATCAAAACAATCAGTACTTATGACGCAAGCCTCTAAGATAAAGACACAGATTAAGATATTTGACAATCTTGCCACGCTTCGTTACTTAACTATATACCGAGATAAAACCTTTCTACTCTTACTTTTTAGCTTTGTACTTCTTccggggggtttgtttgttttttggaaacaaataaaagggggggagggaagcagtggTAGTGACCAAATCCTCAAGAAAATCAGTATTTCAGTAAAGCCTGATGAGCTACATTTACTTCGCAGCTCATCGAAAAGCAGGCAGCgatggtagggctgccatatttcaaacagtgaaaatccaaactgttgctgagctttcttggcaagtttgcaaagaaaaaattgaggttttatttttggagggaaattggcaaaaacgacactgctgaCACGTGTTGCCGTATGTGGGTTGCTATGcggtattctggatatgtctgggaaattctgtttggtttttttaaagagaatttattatCTTTcatagaagaaaaaaaaacatacaaaaatacaaacactacaaaacaaggaaaaaagaaaaaatacatataagAACACTAattaaacaacaataattaaaacaacacatcaaaaatacaacaaataaattatttaacaTCCTCAAActtatttaattcttacttaatggacttcctcccatcctctgTATTGGgttcatttcaaatttactttagtaactttgtaactactttaaaatCAACATTAACAATTAATCTAATCCTTATCTATTATCTTTTCACTACCTTTATAATCTTATCTCATAACTATACAAATCAACAACTCTatcaattatatcctactttttctaaaaaCAATTTATGCTATCGCCATTAGTcccatgtctgggaaattctggacgtggGGCAACCTGGGGTCATGCATACCTCACAGCTTTGATAGTAAGCAGTAGGTTTTCATGTGCAGAAAATTATAGTATTTGAGAAATGAGCTAAAAATATACACTTTTAGAACCACTGAAATGAACATAGGAACCTAaatagagccctgctggatcatgccaatgtgTAGGtgagaatcctgttctcacagaggccaaccagatatctgtgGGAAGCCCCCGAGCAGGACTTCTGTGCAACAACCCTCTCgctgcttgtgattcccatcaactgATATGCTGAGGCATACGGAGGCATTTGATAGCGGAGGTATACTATAGCCATCATTGCTAGTAACCAATGATAACCTTATCATATCTAGAATGGTCTgaatctcttttaaagccattacaAAAGTGGAGTCAGGCAGTGGCTCcgcatggaccacttgaaaattgctgaggtcTTGGCAGGCCACTTAATTATATCTATATTTCCTGCCTGTTGtagctgtgctagatgctgtatggtttttaactTTTTGGGGGAAGTCTACGTACACAGCATTTACCCGCATCCTTATGCTTACTGACAGTTCCAAAGAACTCTAAAAAGGTTTAGACAGGGCTTATCCTTgcggaagccatgctggttcttctTCAGCGAGGCTTGTTCTCCTAGATGCTCGGTGATCCTATATTTAACAAAGCTTTGCCTCATCTTTCCTGGAACCTTTGTTAAGCTAACTGGCTCATAATTTCTTgactcccatttttaaaaatggcgcTCCACTGGCCACTTTTCagtcataagaacgtaagaagaatctgctggtccaacatccagttctcacagtgaccaaccagatggcTCTTGGAAATCCATTAGTCCTCAAGTATGGAGTCCTCCAGTATGGAGCAAGTTACATAGCATTGTTAGCAAATCAGCAATTTCACACTTGAGTTCTTTAATGGGTGGATCCCATCAGGACCCAGTCATTTGTTTGTGTTCATTTTGTCAATAAGGTTTAGGATGGCTCTTGTCGTCGCTATTTGCCTCTCTTCCTCAGATTCCCTTCCGAAGAAAGTCAGCTCAGGCACAGGGACCCGCTCTACATCTTCTGCAATGAAGACAGAAGCAGGGAGTTAATTCAGCATCTTTACCATCATATAAGTCAAAGAGAAGATCCAAACAATAGCTTCAAAATAGCCCTGAAAGTCCCTTCTCAAGGCAATGGAGAAAGGACTTTCCAGTTCATTttgaagcttctctctctctctctctctctctctctctctctctctctctctctctctttgtcttccTTCGTACATGTCTTACTCTTTGGTTTTTCTAGCGATGAGCTTCCCAGTTCATTTTAAAGCACCCCACCCCCTCTTGTAGAGAAGTGTTTCTGGCGGAAACAATTGAGAAATCTGGGTGTAGAAACAGCATTCAACATATGTTGAAAAATATTCTTAGTGTTTTCACATGTTCCTGGCTGAGCCCAGGTGAACCTATATaactcctccctcccccatttctgTATCTGAAACGTACCATTGAGCAGAGTCAGTTAGGATCCACATATACACAGACCTGCATTCATATACCTAGTTCAGTGAGGAACCAAGGACATTGCTAAGAACATTAAGACCAACGACAAGATGTTTGGATGCTAAGGGAGTTAAAGGTGTGCTAAAGGATGAGAATGAGATTGCAGAGCAGTTGAATGAATTCTTGGCCTCTAACTTCACAACAGAAGATTTAGGGCAGAccccacagccagtgtggtgtagtggttaagagcggtagactcgtaatctggggaaccgggttcgcgtctccgctcctccacatgcagctgctgggtgaccttgggctagtcacacttctctgaagtctctcagccccactcacctcacagagtgtttgttgtgggggaggaagggaaaggagaatgttagccactttgagactccttcgggtagtgaaaagcgggatatcaaatccaaactcttcttcttcttctacagcaaCACTTACAGGAAGAGAGTCTGAGGGACTCCGTGGTGATGAGAGATGAAGTTCTAGGCCTAATCACCtggtctggagggcacctgggttCTCAAAGAACTCAAGTGAAACTGATGATCTGCTATTAAAAATATGGGACTTGTCCCTCAGATCAGTCTCCATACCTGAGGACTGGGAAGCAGCTCATGTAACaccatcttttaaaaaaggatccaggggggatcctggaaattacaggctAGTTAGATTAATGTCTGTCTTGGGAAAACTGGTGGAACATAttgttatatgtgtgtgtgtgtgtgtgtgtgtgtgtatcacatttATATACTACCATGTCAtgaaaccatacaataaaaactttatttaaaagaaaggtgCAGAAAATGGTTAGAGAAAAGCAtttctccctctcataacactaaaactcATGGGCATCtgatgaagctaaatgttggataattcgggacagataaaagaaagtacttatccACTGAGTGCAttatggaacactctcccacaAGAGAACGTGATGGCccccaactcagatggctttaaaagattagagaaATTCACAGAGGACAAGACTGTCTCTGCCTTTGCAGCTGGGGACAGTAATACAGTGggactttggtttaagaacaacttagtttatgaacaacttggattaagaacactgcaaacccaggagtaggtgttttggtttgtgaactttgccttggaataagaacatgttccacttcctgttgagtgtgttccatttgtaaattgaatccCCCGCCAttgtgggaaagcatgccttggtttaagaatgctttggtttaagaatggacttccagaacggattaaattcgtaaaccaTGGTATCACTGTTTACTGCTTtctggaaccacaggaggggagagtgtgatTGAGCTTGAGCCATGCTTGAGGGTTTTCCataggcagctggttggccaccatgagaacaggatgccaaacTGCATGAGCTACTAGCAGTCTCTGCTTATTGCCTGTTCATAGCACTGCTCCAAAAGTGCGAGAAAGGATCAGTCTCCTGGGTggtgggtaaaaggtaaaggtaaagggacccctgaccactaggtccagtcgtgtccgactctggggttgcggcactcatctcgcgttactggccgagggagctggcgtacagcttccgggtcatgtggccagcatgactaggccacttctggtgaaccagagcagcgcaaggaaacactgtttaccttcccaccggagcggtacctatttatctacttgcactttgacctgcttttgaactgctaggtgggcaggagctgggaccgagcaacagtagcacaacccgtcgcggggattcgaactgccaaccttctgatcagcaagccccagtctctgtggtttaacccacagcaccacccgcatcccatggtGATGGGTAGGAGAGAGCAAAGAGGCTAGATTCAGTTCCCACATCACACAAACATGCCCTTTCACCCAGATTTTGCTGCTGTGCTATTGTCTGTGTTCTTCTAACCACTTGCATTATATCTATGAGACCAGACCCTTAGCAAGAAGGTCAGTTTGCTTGAGATGGGTGTCTTCTATTTCCGGTGTGGCTGTTGTCTTTGAACACTACATGCACATGAAGAGCAGGAGAGATGGGCCTTTTGAAGGGAAAAGGCCCTTCCGAAGTCTCACGAAACATGGTGGATTTAAGGATAAGTGAGCACATGGaaactgccacacacacacctcaaaaagAAATGCCAAATATTTGCAGACACGATAATCAAGgaggagaatggaatggaattgAAGCTTCGATTACATCCACCCTAGTACCAGAGATGCGCTGTGTGAGTGTTACTCCCTATTGAATGCGCAGATTCAGCCATTCGGAGTTCCTtctataaaggaaaaaaatgtttgagtGTGTGTAAAAGTTTTCAACATTAAATGGTCAGAATTAAACATTGGATCCTTGAACAAAAACGCGTGAGAAAATGGGAAGAGCAGCACCGTTCATAATTGCCAGCGTGTAGTTTTCTTCCCCTAGTGATGAAACGAAACCGACCTCGTTTATTTTGCTAAAATAAACAGCACATTTACACTTTCGCGCccgagtaaaaaaagaaaaaaccacaaCAGCGTTTTGCAGTCGGCAGCAGGAATTCCGTTGGCCGCCGGCTGCCCGCCCCGATCACCCCACCCCGATCTGCCAGCCCTACGGTAGTGCCACCCCCTCTGGTCCCCAAAACGGGCTCCAACACGCCCAGCCCCCTCCCGCCtccgctgccccctccccctccgccaaCTTGCCCCCGCATGCCCGGGCATCCCGGCCTCTGATTGGCTCTCCGAGGAAAGCCTCGTCGAAGGGGGCGGGGCTTCGCGATCACGTCACCGGGGAAACCCCCGGCAACTTCTCTTTGACTGGGCGCGCCGGGACAAGAAGCTGGCAGAACGCGGGAGAGAGAGAGCCGAGAGCATCGTCCGCACCGTCGACTCCCGGCGCTGCTCTGAAGGCCCGTcgaaaaaaaacaacctcccgCTGGATCTCGCTGCGCCGGAGATGATGCCGAGCAAAACGCCGCGCAAAAGCGCGCCGCGCAACCCCGCGCCCCCAGGTAGGTAGCCGGACGGGCCCCAGAGGACGCCGTCCCGCTTCGGCGCCTTGTCTGCGCGCCGCCGCCTCGGGCACAGGCTTCCCGCCGGCCTGAGAGGCGGGAGCCCGTCGAGGCACCGTCGCGCGGCGAAATCCAAACCGGATCAGTTTTGCCGTCTTCTTGAGGTGAGCGGCAATCGATCGTCTGGAGGCGCCTCTGTAGTGGATCGCAGAGTCCGAAGGAACCCCCGAGCCCATGTAGTCCACACATCACCCGAGCCACCCCACCCTTGATTTCGGAGCCCGGCCCGGGCGTGCTCGTTCCACAATCTTTTGGGGCAGTGGCCTTTTCAGTCCTGGGACTCAACTCAAGGAGCCACTCTGAATGCACATCTTCTCTCCCATTTTCCATGGCCCTGACGGCATAGCTACAACCCCACTTAGGTCAAGGTCATGACCCCCCCTCCATGTTTTTATTGTTCATGACCTGCCATGAAGATCAACGCTTACGTTGTCAAGTTGCCCGGTACAAATGTCCAAAAACAGTCAGAATTCTTTAGGCAGGTCAGTGATAGAAGTCCTTGATCTGtgtggctcccctccccctcccccttataTTTGCAACAATCACTTGCCCAGATCCAACAGTCCCCTGAAGGATTGCCTTTGCTCTGCCTGTTCAGCCATTGCCATTCACTTCCACGACCGCAAAGCAGCCTTGTGATGCCCTCCCAGCaccttgaactacaactcccaccagccccagcacccacggccaatggtcagatcTTATGAAAGcagctggggaagggctgtgaAGGGAAGCTGATCCCACCAGAAGCTTTGCATGACCGTAGGGATCTGCCCTGTAGCTGAGGGTTTGCCCATCTGACCCACTATCTGCTGTCaaggatctcaggcagaggtcttcctCATCACCTGAaattcttttaactggagaggcCAGAGATTAAACAGGGAGCGCATGCTTACAATGCGTGTGCTCTGACATAGCTCTACACCTGTAGCTGATGTTTACTCTGATTCCCTGAATAATTTGAATATTCACGAAGTCAAAGGTGAGGGTGCTCTGTTCTACCTCCCActgtgttgtttaaaaaaagtgggtgggggagtTCTGTTCCAAAATAGGGGACGAGGCTGGGCTGTCGTTTTGATATTCAGTTTTGCAATTCTCTGTAGTCAGCATTGCAAAATGCCTGAAGTACGGTCCTATTTACCAGCTCTGCATTCTTAAAAACACCATGTCCAAACAAACACTTGTAGGAAGGCCCTATTCTGGGTGTGAAGCATCCTCAGTCGGAGCAACTGAATGTTCACTTTCCATTGCCTcgcattgaagtgaatgggggaTCCAGAATGTGCAGGATTATGCCAACTACAGAGGCATCCCTGGTTTGGGTCAATATCTCTTGTTTTATGATTATGACATATAATTTAAAACTGCATCAGGCTTATAATGCTTGAAGACGTCAATGGACAGGTTTGAAGTTGTTTTGTTACAATCGAGCCCTAGATAAATTTTATTGAATGAGTAAATGATTAGCCGAAGACAGCACCTGAGACTAACAACGTGCTCGTATTTTTTACAGACTCGGAGGCAGTAAAGGAATGCGCTCTTCAGCTACGCAGGATGGGGGACAAGTGGAACCTCCGCCAGAAGATCCTCAACCTGATTTCAAAGCTTTTCTGCCCTGAAACGTGAGAGCGCtttaaggaaaaggaaaggaaatggaggaAGAGAAATCAAAGAAAATTTCAGAAGACCCGACTTTTACATGTGTGGAGTCGTAAAAAGAGACTTCCGTAAGACAGAGGAGGTGAAACGTTTCCTGTGCATTTCTGCAGCCAGTTTCCTGTGGAGAAGGAAAAGGCTCCTGTGATATGATTTCTTCAGAAAACGTTCGTGAAAGTTTGCTTGCAAACGGAAGGAACTGGAGAAGGAGAGAACTGGAATTTACTGTTTACCAGCGACGTTGGGCTGTGAAGGGCACTGGGAAAGGAAGGAATCTGGGAGGGGTGCCCCAACCCAGAGTTCAACGTTCTGATTTCCATAGGTCTCGAATTCATTCACCCAGCTGTTATACTGTATTGAAAATTTATGGGATTTCATGCATGCCAGCGATcaacattccaccaccaccctgctctGAACTCTGGACAGTGCAAATCAGTTTATCAGCTCTTTGTAATTCCCATTTCCTAGGAATTGGAATCCCAGGCTAAACTCAGCTAGGGAAAGGAGTATTTTGCTTGTGTGCTTGTTACAGCGAAATGAATGTAAGctgttacatagaatcatagaaacgtATAGTTGTATAATCAGCTACGTAATACATTACgttcgttgttttttttaatgtattacaCTGCAATGCTATCAATTTGCAACGCTAAAGCGAGTAGATCTGCAGTGCCAATGTCCCAATATTAGTCCTCCAGGTAGGACATTGTATGATTGCTTATTTTTGTTGCAACCATAATGGATTGCTTTTGGGTGATCAGCTGGAACCAAATATTTCAGGTGAATGTTCAAAGCATGCTTGAAAGCACACCGGAGGGCTGTAAAAAATAAAGGAACCCTTTTAATAGAAGTTACAGTATTCTTAAGATGAGTTGTACAACTTTAGCTAGCAGTTAACAGAATACAATTTCCCATTTGTAACAAATGTGACAAATTCCCTTACAGTGTTAGGCTTAAATGGAGGAAGCTGTAGAAAGAAAAGGAGCAAATGAAGAGTTACATTTCAGAGGGAAAATATGACTACTTTTTCTTTTACACTAAGAAAACCAACCATATTATTCAAAATGTGTCAGGAAGGTGAAATGTTACAGCTGCTTTTCAAATGGGGGAGAGATAACAAAGAGAGCTTTAACCCAATCTAGAGATGGATGCAATATCAGGCGTGCCAGCAGAGATTTCTTTCATACTCAGAGATTCCCATTCATTACAATGGGAGAAGTTGATTTGTGCGTTCAGAAAAATCCTAGCTACCAGCATGAAAATGAACCCAAAAGGTTTGTAAGTCTGAATGCACTGCAGATCTTCAAGGTACTAATTGCCCAGTTTGGAGATCTGACATTAAACAAACCGCAGGATTAAATCTCCAACATTTTTATTTCACGTTCCACCTGGCAGGTTAATGAATTGCACTTGAGCCCTGGTTAAAAGGCACATTACAACTATGGCTCAGATACAATACATTTCTAGCATCCTCCTGCCAAAAAATAGTGCACATTCTTCAGTAATTTCATTAAGACACTATATTTCAAAGCCAGGACATTAGCTTTgatccccctcacacacacacccatcagacTGCCTTCCATAAAAgtgtaaacagctaaaatagtTGACCTCAATGAAAAGCTGGCAAATCTTTTTCTGTTAGTGAAGTGTCATTTCAACAAATTTTGATTTCCTAAGATTGCTTTCATCTAGTACATGTTGCCAGATTCTGGATGAGTTAAGTGTTCAGGCAAACAAATAACTGTGGAAGTATGAAGTGTCATTTCAAACATATGGTAGAAGACTTTATTTatactgtgtgttgttgttgtttgcaatgGTGAATCCCTCTCCCTTTTGTATAATGTTTTGATGCTGGTGTATTTGCCAGCTATATGTGTTTATGTCAGAAAGATTGTTTACAGCAAAATAGCTTGTTCAAAGTGTTTAAGGGTCGTATTCGCAAGCAACCCGGTTCATTCATGCTTCTTGCTTCTTTGCAAACATGTTCATCTGTTGCCTTCCACAATGGGCTTCCCAGGCTTCTTGCTTTCATTTCTACAAAAATTTGTGCTGACATCTTGCTGAGTTAATAaacttgatgttgttgtttttttgtaaaaataaataaataaatgctttggaATATAATTTCTGTGGAATTTGAATATATATACATTATGTCTCTTTTGCAGTTGACAATAAAGCTGTaacagctttattattattattattatcatctctgttgttgttgttgttatttgcccTCCCACATATATGTCCCAACATGGTgcacaaaatataattaaaaacagctttaaaagtcCAGTTAAAACACTGTAAAGTAGACAACCCTATAGATAATTTTAAGGAGGGTGAAAGCAAATTGCCAATATTCCGTCACAATTTAGGGCAGAGGGGGCTGGAATAGGAGGAGGGAGTTGCAGCTCtgggtcttttttatttttagagctGGAGCAACAGTGCCATCTTCCAGATCCTCCTTGACAGACGctccttgctctggcaagtgaatgaggcaataacaaggctttcaagttttacTATGGTTTGTTTCAGAAACAAACCAAAGTAAGTACCGTCATATTGGTAATTTTAGACATTGAACTAACTGCTTTTACTTGGGATGGCCTCTTTGGATAGCAATGTGTATTCACCTACTACAAATTGTTTTTCTGGGGTAGGAGGCCCCTTTAAATGGCTATGAGTATTCCCTTCGAAATGTAGCAAGGCAACCTGGTAAAGTACTATTCAGAATGATGTGGCCATAATGTCAATAAATCAACTGGATTGGCTTTCCATCTTTGTAACTAGGACTAGTAGAGATGGAGGCAAATTCAGACTTGGCTTTCCATTGAAGCTGACTGCTTCAGGAACTTACCCAATATTTCTTGCTGCAGCGTAGAAACAGCATATTAAACAAAAtcttggagcatgtgcagagaagcTTTCAGATTTCATTCCTGATtccatcctcctccttgccttTTTGAcaattacaatggtacctcaggttaagaacttaatttgttctgggggtccattcttaacctgaaactgtttttaacctgaggtaccactttagctaatggggcctcccgctgctgctgcaccactaCCAcgcggtttctgttctcatcctgaagcaaagttcttaacccaaggtactatttctgggttagcggagtctgtaacctgaagcgtctgtaaactgaagcatctttaacccgaggtaccactgtagttgcaatGCAAGGAGGTGGGGGAAGCCGAACAACCCTTTGTGGGTTTTATTCCTGGCTCTCTCAGCAACCCTAAAGCTTAAGGCATGACTCATTCCTCCTTTAATCTTAAAGAAGAAGGTCATTGACCCTGGCAGTCAGTATTCAGCTGGCTGTGTAGTCTGGAATTACCAGTTTCCTTGTATAAGGTAAAGTTGTGCCAGAGTCGGCTTCACCTGTTTCTTTGGCACACCTGCATGTTTGTCATCACCCTGCCGAAGACCTTTCCACTGTGTCTAGGGGCGGATGCAATCGTGTTGTTTATCAGAGACCATTTTATCTATCAAGGCGGGTGAAAATAGGGGGGTAGATGTTGTTAAGGTTGCCTACTGTAAACCACACCCTTTTCCAGGTAATGCAAATATCTCCTATTGCTATAACAAGCCAAgggacccaattcaaggtgctcacattagggTTTAAAGCCCTTAATGACTCAGTCCCCAAATATCTGAGAGGCTGCTTCCTTAGGCTCTCTTGGACAGTGGCGCatcatgggttgccagtgcccagggcaagGAAAGTATTGCACCCCCTAAGGCAAATATTGCACCCCCTAACTGGTGcctccatgcagcgctgctgccaCTGGACAGAGCTATAGAGCAATGGTGGGAGATGCGTGCACACTTTCTCAGGCCGGGGCACCACCGCAAGTCTCACCATCCCCCTGTCCATCACCTAACATCACAAAGCATCAAATTCAGAAAAGGTAAAGGCATGGCTGTAAAGGAATGATCCAGAGTGCACATTAAGCCTGAATAAGTTCCACACCTTATTCAGTTGCACTTCTTCTGGCAGGAATTGAATACATTTGGGAGCAGTCAGGAGTTCCTGGGTGTATACTATACAGGGTTGTTTTGTACGAGGGTTGTAAAATTTTTGCCTAAGTCTAGCAAACTGTACGTAGTTGGAGCACTGTTCCCCCTCTTGCCAAGTGGGGAATCCTACTGTTTATCAGTTTAAAGCCAAACCTCCATCTTCTCAACTGGCTAGTGGCTTGCATGTCAAGCCAGAGGAAAACAATTCGTCACTCAGCACTTTCAATCTGCGCAGTTCCCTGAAGCAAACACCTGACCAGGAAGCAGGACTCAATTTTCCCGCCAGCTAAAAATATCTGTCTGCTTCAGGAACCTTTGGACTTTTTGAGCAAGCTTGTGCCTGGCACAATTCAGGCTTAAGCACTTAATTT from Lacerta agilis isolate rLacAgi1 chromosome 11, rLacAgi1.pri, whole genome shotgun sequence harbors:
- the PMAIP1 gene encoding phorbol-12-myristate-13-acetate-induced protein 1, encoding MMPSKTPRKSAPRNPAPPDSEAVKECALQLRRMGDKWNLRQKILNLISKLFCPET